The DNA sequence ACTAGCAGATTTTGAACAGATTTATGCATTTGTAAATGAGTTGGAAGAAACGGTTTACAATAGAGCCCAACAGCATAAAATCTATCAGACAAATATCTCTAATGAAAACAACATCTATTTGGCGGTGCTATGGGATAATAATGTTGTGGGTTATTTGGCTTGCCATATTCAATTATTGTTACATCATAGTGCACCCATTGCCGAAATTCAAGAAATGTTTGTAATGGCTGAATACCGAAAAGCAGGTTTGGGAAAAATGTTGGTGACAGAGTTAAAGAAATTATTATTCGATAGGGGAGTAGAGCAAATTGAAGTAACTTCCACCTTACATCGGGCAAAAGCTCATCAGTTTTATGAGCGAGAAGGTTTTAAACATACCCATAAAAAATTCATCTATAAATTCAGTATTGAGCAGGAATAATCATTATTTTTAAATATCAATTCAGTAGGCACCTTCTCACAATTTTTTAATCTAAAAGAAAATACAATGGCTTATAATGAAAAGCTGGTGAATAGGGTGCGCGAATCGCTTATGCATTTACCCAATGTTCAAGAGAAAACCATGTTTAGTGGATTAACTTTTATGGTAGATGAAAAGATGTGTGTTGGAATAAGAGAAGAAGAAATTATGTGTAGAATCAACCCCGAAACCTACGAAACAGAACTGGAAAAAAACGGTGTAAGACCTATGATTCACGGCAAGCGAACCATGAAGGGTTTTGTATTTGTGAGCGAAGAAGTGTTAGATAAAAAAGAAGACTTAGATTATTGGGTTAACTTGGCTTTGGTATACAACAAGATTGCTCCCAAAACCAAGAAAAGCAAAAAGAAGAAATCAACTAAAAGCTAGATAGAAGCTAGCTAAATGCTAATTACACTCTTTTTGCCATTTCAATAATATCACTGCCTTCTATTACTTTTTTGCTAGGTTGGTGCATTGCTAAGTA is a window from the Chondrinema litorale genome containing:
- a CDS encoding GNAT family N-acetyltransferase yields the protein MKADKPIEIRKAELADFEQIYAFVNELEETVYNRAQQHKIYQTNISNENNIYLAVLWDNNVVGYLACHIQLLLHHSAPIAEIQEMFVMAEYRKAGLGKMLVTELKKLLFDRGVEQIEVTSTLHRAKAHQFYEREGFKHTHKKFIYKFSIEQE
- a CDS encoding TfoX/Sxy family protein: MAYNEKLVNRVRESLMHLPNVQEKTMFSGLTFMVDEKMCVGIREEEIMCRINPETYETELEKNGVRPMIHGKRTMKGFVFVSEEVLDKKEDLDYWVNLALVYNKIAPKTKKSKKKKSTKS